The following DNA comes from Roseofilum reptotaenium CS-1145.
TGTGTTACCGGCTCCCCCCACGTTAATTGAATGGTTCTATGGCTGATGATATCCGACAGTGGTTAGAGCAAATTCGTCAATTGCAAGAGCAAATGAGGGATGTGCAACAAGAGTGCGATCGGGCCTATGCGAGTGCTGCCAATTGGCAGCGCTTGTATGAAACGGAGGCTCAACAACGCCGAAATGATACCAAACTAGCCGCACAAAAAATCAAACGGCTTAAAGGTCAGTTGCAGAGTTTGCAGCAACCCCGACCCCAGTTATCGGGGGAAGTTACCCCCGTGGAAGAGGAGGTAGAGAAGCTTGAGTCTGTGGAGGAGATGAAGGCTAAGTTAGTGGAGATCATACAAGAGCGCGATCGACTCTTGCAAACAGTCAACAGCCTATCCCAAGCTCTGCAAACGGAAAAGGAGCAACATATCCAAACTCGCCAGAATTTAACTTCTGCCTTGGGAGATGCGATCGAGCGATTAAATCAATTGAAAAATCGGTGATGGGTAATAGTCACAAGTTAATCAATATCTAACATATGGCGTAGCCGAGTTTCATCATCATGGTTTGACATATTGTAGGACCGCTTCAGCTATCACTTCTTCCCAAAAATAACGACTTAAATCGCCTGCTGTGCGTAAATCGGCTTTCCGTCCAATTACGTTAGATAACTCAATTTCCATTCCCGCCAAACGAATCAAACCGGGAATACGATCCGGTTCAAAAGCAACTTAAAAATCTACATCACTCTCTGGGGTAAAATCATCTCTCAATACCAAACCAAACAAAGATAGTTTCTGAATATGATGGCATTGACAAAACTGGGCCATCTGCTCCTCAGAAATCTCAATGGGGAATTTTTGGGTTACCATATTATTGGATATTCAAAATTAAACTGGGCATAAACTTCTGCAAGTTCCGTAGAGATTTGCTTTGCCAGGTAAACTCTTTTGACCCTAACACCGTGAGCTGAATCTCTATCTCATTTTTTCGGAGATTAGAAACAAATTTAGACAGAACTCGAATCCCTGAACTGTTCAGAAATTCCAGGCTCTGAAAATCTAACGTTAAATCTCCTGCTTTAGAATGAACAATATCTTCTAGGAAATCACTGATATGACTGTACTCCGAAGGATCTCTCAGGCTTAATTTTCCCTCAAAGAACACCGTAGTCAATGAGGAATCATATTGAATACAGTAATCATCCTCTCGTAGTTCTGTAATCATCATTGTTCCT
Coding sequences within:
- a CDS encoding nucleotidyltransferase family protein produces the protein MVTQKFPIEISEEQMAQFCQCHHIQKLSLFGLVLRDDFTPESDVDF
- a CDS encoding slr1659 superfamily regulator; amino-acid sequence: MMITELREDDYCIQYDSSLTTVFFEGKLSLRDPSEYSHISDFLEDIVHSKAGDLTLDFQSLEFLNSSGIRVLSKFVSNLRKNEIEIQLTVLGSKEFTWQSKSLRNLQKFMPSLILNIQ